Proteins encoded together in one Polaribacter reichenbachii window:
- the hisS gene encoding histidine--tRNA ligase, which yields MKPSIPKGTRDFSPTEVANRTYIMNTIKTAFETFGFQPIETPSFENSSTLMGKYGEEGDRLIFKILNSGDYFKDVREDINKTSYIYLHFFEVFDLIRKKRPKEEEYQEFLKTIFNKIYNKQNLNDNEKNYLKSFFSLNQSDIIDFYTEFELKGKPADEFVELLQFKRKMYSQFRFGYLNHFQLLNSKKSTLLISEKALRYDLTVPFARYVVQHQNEITFPFKRYQVQPVWRADRPQKGRFREFYQCDADVVGSKSLWQEVEFIKLYDTVFTQLGLEKTTIKINNRKILSGIAEVIGAQDKLIDFTVALDKLDKIGQEKVEAEMLSKGISEQAIRKVQPLFSFNGTNEENLDALATMLQSSEEGIKGVEELRFVINSISELGLTSANLEVDVTLARGLNYYTGAIFEVSAPEGVKMGSIGGGGRYDDLTGIFGLKDVSGVGISFGLDRIYLVLEELGLFKSVDLPKPKVLFINFGDAEALYAMKAIAELRKQHIKSELYPDAAKMKKQMNYANKREIEFVVLVGSQEVEKQEYTLKNMVSGEQTKCSLSELIDKIK from the coding sequence ATGAAACCAAGCATCCCAAAAGGAACTAGAGATTTTTCGCCAACAGAAGTTGCCAATCGTACATATATAATGAATACGATTAAAACTGCTTTTGAAACTTTCGGATTTCAACCAATTGAAACTCCGAGTTTTGAAAATTCATCAACATTAATGGGGAAATATGGTGAAGAAGGTGATCGGTTGATTTTTAAAATTTTAAATTCTGGTGATTATTTTAAAGATGTAAGAGAGGATATTAATAAGACTAGTTATATCTATTTACATTTCTTTGAGGTTTTTGATTTAATTAGAAAGAAAAGACCAAAAGAAGAAGAATATCAAGAATTTTTAAAAACCATCTTTAATAAGATTTATAACAAACAAAATTTAAACGACAACGAGAAGAATTACTTAAAATCTTTCTTTTCTTTAAATCAAAGTGATATAATTGATTTTTATACTGAGTTTGAATTAAAAGGAAAACCAGCAGATGAGTTTGTAGAACTTTTGCAGTTTAAAAGAAAAATGTATTCTCAATTTAGATTTGGTTACCTAAATCATTTTCAACTATTAAACTCAAAAAAATCTACACTTTTAATCTCTGAAAAAGCATTAAGATACGATCTTACTGTACCTTTTGCAAGATACGTTGTACAACATCAAAACGAAATTACATTTCCTTTTAAAAGATATCAAGTACAGCCAGTTTGGAGAGCAGATCGTCCTCAAAAAGGTCGTTTTAGAGAATTTTATCAATGTGATGCAGATGTTGTTGGTAGCAAATCTTTATGGCAAGAAGTTGAGTTTATAAAACTTTACGATACTGTTTTTACTCAATTAGGTTTAGAAAAAACGACGATTAAAATCAACAATAGAAAAATACTTTCTGGTATTGCAGAAGTTATTGGTGCACAAGATAAATTAATTGATTTTACTGTAGCTTTAGATAAGTTAGATAAAATTGGTCAAGAAAAAGTAGAAGCAGAAATGTTAAGTAAAGGCATTTCTGAACAAGCGATTCGAAAAGTACAACCTTTATTTTCTTTTAATGGTACTAATGAAGAGAATTTAGATGCTTTAGCAACAATGTTACAATCATCTGAAGAAGGAATTAAAGGAGTAGAAGAGTTACGTTTTGTAATTAATTCAATTTCTGAACTAGGTTTAACATCAGCAAATTTAGAAGTTGATGTAACTTTAGCAAGAGGATTAAATTATTATACAGGAGCCATTTTTGAAGTGTCTGCTCCAGAAGGCGTAAAAATGGGTTCTATTGGTGGTGGTGGAAGATATGATGATTTAACAGGAATCTTTGGTTTAAAAGATGTTTCTGGAGTTGGTATATCTTTTGGATTGGATAGAATTTACCTAGTTTTAGAAGAATTAGGTTTGTTTAAATCTGTAGATTTACCAAAACCAAAAGTGTTATTTATCAATTTTGGAGATGCAGAAGCTTTGTATGCTATGAAAGCAATTGCAGAGTTAAGAAAGCAGCATATAAAATCAGAATTATATCCTGATGCTGCCAAAATGAAAAAACAAATGAATTACGCCAACAAACGCGAAATTGAATTTGTTGTTTTGGTAGGTTCTCAAGAAGTAGAAAAACAAGAATACACATTAAAGAATATGGTTTCTGGTGAGCAAACAAAATGTTCTTTATCAGAATTAATAGACAAAATAAAATAG
- the nadC gene encoding carboxylating nicotinate-nucleotide diphosphorylase, with protein MISEEQFQNELDLIIKNAIREDIGDGDHTSLSCIPADAQGKAKLLVKDDGIIAGVDFAKLVFSYVDEDLKVETFIKDGEKVKYGDIVFHVSGKSQSILMAERLVLNAMQRMSAIATKTAFFANLLEGTKTKVLDTRKTTPGIRALEKWAVKIGGGENHRFALYDMVMIKDNHIDFAGGITAAITKTKNYLAEKGLDIKIIVEARSLEEIKEILSVPGVYRILIDNFNYEDTKKAVALIGDTCLTESSGGINEDTIRKYAECGVDYISSGALTHSVYNMDLSLKAID; from the coding sequence ATGATATCAGAAGAACAATTTCAGAACGAATTAGACCTCATTATAAAAAATGCCATAAGAGAAGATATAGGAGATGGTGATCATACTTCACTTTCTTGCATACCTGCAGATGCTCAAGGAAAAGCAAAATTACTAGTTAAAGACGATGGAATTATTGCTGGTGTTGACTTTGCAAAGCTTGTTTTTAGCTATGTTGATGAAGATTTAAAGGTTGAAACTTTTATAAAAGATGGTGAAAAAGTAAAATATGGAGATATTGTTTTTCACGTTTCTGGTAAATCGCAATCCATTTTAATGGCAGAACGTTTGGTGTTAAATGCAATGCAAAGAATGAGTGCAATTGCTACTAAAACAGCCTTTTTTGCGAATCTTTTAGAGGGTACAAAAACCAAAGTTTTAGATACAAGAAAAACAACACCAGGTATTAGAGCTTTAGAAAAATGGGCGGTTAAAATCGGTGGTGGAGAAAACCATAGATTTGCCTTATATGATATGGTTATGATTAAAGATAATCATATTGATTTTGCTGGCGGAATTACAGCTGCAATTACAAAAACGAAGAATTATTTAGCTGAAAAAGGCTTAGATATTAAAATAATTGTAGAAGCTAGAAGCTTAGAAGAAATTAAAGAAATTTTGTCTGTTCCTGGAGTTTACAGAATTTTAATTGATAACTTTAATTATGAAGACACTAAAAAAGCGGTTGCTTTAATTGGTGATACTTGCCTAACAGAATCTTCTGGTGGAATTAATGAAGATACCATTAGAAAATATGCAGAATGTGGTGTAGATTATATTTCTTCTGGTGCATTAACACACTCTGTTTACAATATGGATTTAAGTTTAAAAGCTATAGATTAA
- a CDS encoding pentapeptide repeat-containing protein codes for MMYNYFDSEEYAKIDFTKSEIIKGEYDNCTFTNCNFENIHASNIQFVECDFIDCNFSNTIVKDTAFKDVNFLNCKMIGVKFYSCDSFLLQLSFKECQLQYASFYQLKIPKTKFLNCNLEEVDFTEANLNGSLFNDCNLKSTIFDRTNLEKADFSTAFNFRINPDENALKGAKFSKENIEGLLFGYKIIIE; via the coding sequence ATGATGTATAATTATTTTGATAGTGAAGAATATGCTAAAATAGATTTTACAAAAAGTGAAATAATTAAAGGCGAATATGATAACTGTACCTTTACCAATTGTAATTTTGAGAACATTCACGCATCAAATATTCAGTTTGTAGAATGCGATTTTATCGATTGTAATTTTAGCAATACTATTGTAAAAGATACTGCTTTTAAAGATGTTAACTTTTTGAATTGTAAAATGATAGGCGTAAAGTTTTATAGTTGCGATTCTTTTTTACTACAACTTTCGTTTAAAGAATGTCAATTGCAATATGCTTCTTTTTATCAGTTAAAAATTCCGAAAACAAAATTTTTAAATTGTAATTTAGAAGAAGTCGATTTTACAGAAGCTAATTTAAATGGCTCGTTATTTAATGATTGTAATTTAAAAAGCACAATTTTTGATAGAACAAATTTAGAAAAAGCAGACTTTAGCACCGCTTTTAATTTTAGAATAAATCCAGATGAAAATGCTTTGAAAGGAGCAAAGTTTAGTAAAGAAAACATTGAAGGATTGTTGTTTGGATATAAGATTATTATAGAGTAA
- the rlmH gene encoding 23S rRNA (pseudouridine(1915)-N(3))-methyltransferase RlmH: protein MKIKLLVIGKTDNKHLIQLIDEYQNRLKHYIKFELEIIPDIKNVKNLSEVQQKEKEGDLILSKLQNTDQLILLDDKGKHFTSIEFSKYLQKKMNSGLKQLVLVIGGPYGFSDAIYKKAQGKISLSKMTFSHQMIRLFIVEQLYRGFTILKNEPYHHE from the coding sequence ATGAAAATTAAACTCCTAGTCATAGGTAAAACCGACAATAAACATTTAATTCAGTTGATTGATGAATATCAAAATCGACTAAAACATTATATAAAGTTTGAACTCGAAATTATTCCTGATATTAAAAATGTAAAGAATTTAAGCGAAGTTCAACAAAAAGAAAAAGAAGGCGATTTAATTCTGTCTAAGCTCCAAAATACAGATCAATTGATTTTGTTAGATGATAAAGGGAAACATTTTACATCTATCGAGTTTTCTAAATACTTGCAAAAGAAAATGAATTCAGGTTTAAAACAATTGGTTTTGGTAATTGGAGGGCCATATGGTTTTTCTGATGCTATTTACAAAAAAGCACAAGGAAAAATATCGTTATCTAAAATGACATTTTCTCATCAAATGATTCGTCTTTTTATAGTAGAACAACTCTATAGAGGTTTTACCATCTTAAAGAATGAGCCTTATCATCATGAATAA
- a CDS encoding RNA polymerase sigma factor: protein MNTNQLIQQCKLNNYSAQLQVYNAYKNMMFGAAVRILKSREEAEDVVQDCFIKGFQKIHQLKEGANLGAWFKRIVINKSLDVVKEKKKIVWVDETFVLEKESDQENEVTNDISIDFIKSCIHQLKEKYSIILTLYLIEDYNHREIGELLNIKESTVRNQYRRGKEQLLLLIKK from the coding sequence TTGAACACCAACCAACTCATACAACAATGTAAACTGAATAATTACTCAGCACAATTACAAGTATATAATGCTTATAAAAATATGATGTTTGGTGCTGCTGTTAGAATTTTAAAAAGTAGAGAAGAGGCAGAAGATGTTGTACAAGATTGTTTTATAAAAGGTTTTCAAAAAATTCATCAACTTAAAGAAGGTGCAAATTTAGGAGCTTGGTTTAAAAGAATTGTAATTAATAAATCTTTAGATGTTGTTAAAGAGAAAAAAAAGATTGTTTGGGTTGATGAAACTTTTGTTTTAGAAAAAGAATCTGATCAAGAAAATGAAGTAACAAATGATATTTCTATCGATTTTATAAAGAGCTGTATACATCAACTTAAAGAAAAATACAGTATTATTTTAACGCTTTATTTAATTGAAGATTATAATCATAGAGAAATAGGAGAGCTTTTAAATATTAAAGAAAGCACAGTTAGAAATCAATATAGAAGAGGAAAAGAACAACTTTTGCTATTGATAAAAAAATAA
- a CDS encoding HEAT repeat domain-containing protein, whose product MKLKEFIQEHKNDFNNETMSKEADVSFEKLLRKELHQPKKQKVISIKFISIAASIVIIFSVGFWYINSKKINVAQQQLMASLDADSAGKRLEGIYAFNDEYKKEDARIINRLIEIIHKDENANVKIATIDALLQFPSNEKIRKNLIVALEKENKPLVQIKLIKALSVLRENRAKKPLERIINDEQTYPIVKNNATLAMVEIKK is encoded by the coding sequence ATGAAACTTAAAGAGTTTATACAAGAACATAAAAATGATTTTAATAACGAAACAATGTCTAAAGAAGCAGATGTTTCTTTTGAAAAATTATTGCGAAAAGAATTACATCAACCTAAAAAGCAAAAGGTTATTTCTATCAAATTTATTTCTATAGCTGCAAGTATTGTAATTATCTTTTCTGTTGGATTTTGGTATATCAACTCAAAAAAAATAAATGTTGCACAACAACAATTAATGGCAAGTTTAGATGCAGATTCTGCAGGAAAACGTTTAGAAGGTATTTATGCTTTTAATGATGAGTATAAAAAAGAAGACGCAAGAATAATTAATAGATTAATAGAAATTATACATAAAGATGAAAATGCCAATGTAAAAATTGCAACCATTGATGCGCTTTTACAATTTCCATCTAATGAGAAAATTAGAAAAAATTTAATAGTGGCTTTAGAAAAAGAAAACAAGCCTTTGGTACAAATAAAATTAATTAAAGCTTTAAGTGTTTTAAGAGAAAATCGCGCGAAAAAACCTCTTGAAAGAATTATAAATGATGAACAAACCTACCCAATAGTAAAAAATAATGCAACATTAGCTATGGTAGAAATTAAAAAATAA
- a CDS encoding helix-turn-helix domain-containing protein gives MIESFLFLFTGIIGIVTLTLMLRFYRSNPFCNFFLILALGIVSIRFFIHGSYHFGLQTVIKPDRGLFSILFLLIVPSSYLYYKNLTFQINKFNYKDLKHLFFIIFLFLINSIDVLRHSFIFYFGPYTNLFLITFFLVFYLLSIFKLLSKNIWFQKTMLLNNEHFKLVKNWTIYFYVIHILSSLTVLISLYIEIKNGSLPSGKSMAIFLLLFWLFIFFKILISPEILYGLPILNKTLLRFNNSLLENTEILKPRTDNWLLVTKDKKSNQDQKLQEKITKNISSYILEVDKLSTEELIFRNQKASQNTIAEKLGVPTSHIVYLFKYHSKISFSEYRMNSRIQDAIHLINQNFLNNETFESLAYTTGFSSYNPFFSAFKKITTYSPQDYIKVNKI, from the coding sequence TTGATTGAATCTTTTTTGTTTTTATTTACAGGAATTATTGGTATTGTAACCCTTACTTTAATGTTAAGATTTTATCGTTCTAATCCTTTTTGTAACTTTTTTTTAATACTTGCTCTGGGTATTGTTTCTATTCGTTTTTTTATTCATGGTAGTTACCATTTTGGTTTACAAACAGTAATAAAACCAGATAGAGGTTTGTTTTCTATTTTGTTTTTATTAATTGTTCCTAGTTCTTATTTGTATTATAAAAACTTAACTTTTCAAATTAATAAATTTAATTACAAAGATTTAAAACATTTATTTTTTATTATCTTCTTATTTCTAATTAACTCAATTGATGTTTTGAGACATAGTTTCATTTTTTATTTTGGACCCTATACAAACCTCTTTTTAATAACATTCTTTTTAGTTTTTTATCTCTTATCGATTTTTAAACTATTAAGTAAAAATATTTGGTTTCAAAAAACAATGCTTTTAAATAATGAGCATTTTAAATTAGTTAAAAATTGGACTATATATTTTTATGTAATTCATATTCTTTCTAGCCTTACAGTTTTAATTTCTTTATATATAGAAATTAAAAACGGATCTCTACCTTCAGGAAAATCAATGGCAATTTTTTTACTACTTTTTTGGTTATTCATATTTTTTAAAATTTTAATTTCTCCAGAAATTTTATATGGCCTTCCAATACTAAATAAAACGTTATTAAGATTTAATAATTCTTTGTTAGAAAATACTGAAATTTTAAAACCAAGAACAGATAATTGGCTTTTAGTAACAAAAGATAAAAAAAGCAACCAAGATCAAAAATTACAAGAAAAAATCACAAAAAATATAAGTAGTTATATTTTAGAGGTTGATAAATTAAGTACTGAAGAATTGATTTTTAGAAATCAAAAAGCTTCTCAAAATACTATTGCAGAAAAATTAGGTGTACCAACAAGTCATATAGTGTATTTATTTAAATATCATTCTAAGATTTCTTTTTCAGAATATAGAATGAACAGTAGAATACAAGATGCAATTCATTTGATAAATCAAAATTTTTTAAATAATGAAACTTTCGAATCTTTAGCTTACACAACAGGATTTTCATCTTACAATCCTTTTTTTAGTGCATTTAAAAAAATTACGACTTATTCTCCTCAAGACTATATTAAAGTAAATAAAATATAG
- a CDS encoding YihY/virulence factor BrkB family protein, with product MSREIEDKLNKIPIVNLLVKFGKQIKIPGLIGMSLYDVLELYIIGIIEGALTTRAGGIAFSFFMAVFPFMLFILTLIPYIPIEGFQEGLFSFIKDVLPPQTFDAVNLVIGDIINNQYGGLLSFGFLLSIFLMTNGINAIFGGFEYSYHITEFRNVFRSYFVALGVSLLISVFLISTVILVILYQFALTKIDEIGWLNTTDLNLFYYGRGLLFVLMIFIIVSLLFRYGTKQGKEIRFFSAGAVLTTVVSIFTFYLFGIYVLKFAQYNQLYGSIGTLLILMLFVWLNSIILLLGFELNASLHKLKRINKTFISRNKL from the coding sequence ATGAGTAGAGAAATAGAAGACAAACTAAATAAAATTCCAATAGTAAATTTGTTGGTTAAATTCGGGAAACAAATAAAAATTCCGGGTTTAATAGGTATGTCTTTATATGATGTTTTAGAACTCTACATTATTGGTATTATTGAAGGTGCTTTAACCACAAGAGCAGGAGGGATTGCCTTCAGTTTTTTTATGGCAGTTTTTCCATTTATGCTGTTTATTTTAACGCTAATTCCATACATTCCAATAGAAGGTTTTCAAGAAGGTTTATTCTCATTTATCAAAGATGTTTTACCTCCACAAACTTTTGATGCTGTAAATTTGGTAATTGGCGATATTATTAACAATCAATATGGAGGTTTACTTTCCTTTGGATTTTTACTTTCTATTTTTTTAATGACCAATGGAATTAACGCTATTTTTGGAGGCTTCGAATATTCGTATCATATCACAGAATTCAGAAATGTTTTTAGGTCTTATTTTGTGGCTTTAGGTGTTTCTCTATTAATCTCGGTTTTCTTAATATCAACAGTAATTTTAGTAATATTATACCAGTTTGCATTAACTAAAATTGATGAAATTGGTTGGCTAAATACCACAGACCTAAATCTATTTTATTATGGTAGAGGTTTACTGTTTGTTTTGATGATTTTTATTATTGTTTCACTACTATTTAGGTATGGAACAAAACAAGGAAAAGAAATACGATTTTTCTCTGCAGGAGCTGTTTTAACTACAGTTGTTTCAATTTTTACTTTCTATTTATTCGGAATTTACGTACTAAAATTTGCGCAATACAATCAGTTATATGGTTCTATTGGTACACTTTTAATTTTGATGCTTTTTGTTTGGTTAAATTCCATTATTTTATTGTTAGGGTTTGAATTAAATGCCTCTTTGCATAAGCTAAAAAGGATAAATAAAACCTTTATTTCACGTAATAAATTATAA
- the folE gene encoding GTP cyclohydrolase I FolE: MFELSSKMNDERIKEIGENHIGTSAKTPLRDDAFDITNEEKINRIQESVKDILNTLGMDLTDDSLQGTPKRVAKAFVNEIFMGLDPKNMPKPSTFDNNYNYGEMLVEKNIVVYSTCEHHLLPIIGRAHVAYISDGKVIGLSKMNRIVEYFSKRPQVQERLTMQVVQAMQEALGTDNVACVIDAKHLCVNSRGIKDIESSTVTAEFGGKFKESETKREFLDYLKMNTDFD; the protein is encoded by the coding sequence ATGTTTGAATTAAGCAGCAAAATGAATGACGAAAGAATAAAAGAAATTGGTGAAAATCACATTGGTACATCAGCAAAAACGCCTTTAAGAGACGATGCTTTTGATATTACGAATGAAGAAAAAATCAATAGAATTCAAGAAAGTGTTAAGGATATTTTAAACACTTTAGGTATGGATTTAACAGACGATAGTTTACAAGGTACACCAAAGAGAGTGGCAAAAGCTTTTGTAAATGAGATATTTATGGGTTTAGATCCTAAAAATATGCCAAAACCATCTACGTTTGATAATAACTACAATTATGGTGAAATGTTAGTAGAAAAAAACATTGTTGTGTATTCTACTTGCGAGCATCATTTATTACCAATTATTGGTAGAGCACACGTTGCTTATATTTCTGATGGTAAAGTTATTGGTTTATCTAAAATGAATAGAATTGTAGAGTATTTTTCTAAAAGACCACAAGTGCAAGAGCGTTTAACTATGCAGGTTGTACAAGCAATGCAAGAAGCATTAGGTACAGATAATGTAGCTTGTGTAATTGATGCAAAGCATTTGTGTGTAAATTCTAGAGGGATAAAAGACATAGAAAGCTCTACTGTTACAGCAGAATTTGGAGGTAAATTTAAAGAAAGTGAAACAAAAAGAGAATTTTTAGATTACCTAAAAATGAACACAGATTTCGATTGA